Proteins encoded by one window of Ulvibacter sp. MAR_2010_11:
- a CDS encoding type IX secretion system membrane protein PorP/SprF → MKIKKTYLMLLLLAAPFVYSQDGIPIYSDYFADNYYLLHPSMAGAATHNQLRLTARQQWFDQNEAPNLQTISFNARIGDKSGVGAIFFNDQNGYHSQTGGYLTYAHHLMFSRSEADLNQLSFGLSAGLIQSKLDETQFDPNDFDPIIAGIIQSSSYFNVDAGLSYNFLNFSGHFTAKNIIFQNRSIYSEKFEPNNQRKYLISAAYAIGKYGSTWTYEPSFLFQWQERTGEQAIDINFKAYREMDFGKLWGGLSYRRSFDGAEFLDGTEIANQKLQYITPVVGANYKNFLFAYTYSHQTGSVRFTGGYHQITLGYDFLGGRPEPYDCNCPAIN, encoded by the coding sequence ATGAAGATAAAAAAAACCTACTTGATGCTCCTATTACTGGCAGCTCCATTTGTGTACTCACAGGACGGTATCCCAATTTATTCCGATTATTTTGCAGATAACTATTATTTGCTTCATCCGTCTATGGCAGGGGCCGCAACGCACAACCAGCTTCGATTAACGGCACGCCAGCAATGGTTCGACCAAAACGAAGCGCCAAATCTTCAAACTATAAGTTTCAACGCGAGAATAGGAGATAAATCTGGTGTAGGAGCGATATTTTTTAACGATCAAAACGGATACCATTCACAAACAGGAGGGTATTTAACGTATGCGCATCACCTCATGTTTTCTCGAAGTGAAGCAGATTTAAATCAGTTGTCCTTCGGATTAAGTGCAGGATTGATTCAGTCAAAATTGGATGAAACTCAGTTTGATCCGAACGATTTTGATCCTATTATAGCAGGAATTATTCAAAGTAGTTCCTATTTTAATGTAGATGCCGGTCTTTCATATAACTTTCTGAATTTCTCGGGTCATTTTACGGCCAAGAATATCATTTTTCAGAATAGAAGCATTTATTCTGAAAAATTTGAACCCAATAATCAGCGAAAATACCTAATATCAGCGGCCTATGCTATAGGGAAGTACGGATCGACCTGGACCTATGAACCTTCCTTTTTGTTTCAATGGCAGGAGCGTACCGGAGAACAGGCCATAGATATAAACTTTAAAGCCTATCGCGAAATGGATTTTGGCAAACTGTGGGGAGGATTGTCTTATAGAAGAAGCTTCGACGGTGCCGAATTCTTAGACGGAACTGAAATTGCAAACCAGAAATTACAATATATCACCCCTGTTGTTGGGGCAAATTATAAAAACTTCTTGTTTGCCTATACCTATTCTCATCAAACAGGAAGTGTAAGATTCACCGGAGGATATCATCAAATTACATTGGGTTACGACTTCCTAGGAGGAAGACCCGAACCTTACGATTGTAATTGTCCCGCGATTAATTAA
- a CDS encoding VWA domain-containing protein, with protein sequence MKMLTLFTLFATMTTVLSCRADVSKQLAENAIAAENNTPIVKEHFIKVALLLDTSNSMDGLIDQAKAQLWEIVNELSYAKCRNERPNLQIALYEYGNDNLKNRDGFIRKILGFTEDLDDVSKELFSLTTNGGSEYCGMVIQSSLNELDWGNDADDLKMIFIAGNEPFTQGTVNYKDAALQAKEKGVVVNTIFCGDYKHGISSYWKDGAQLAYGDYMAINHNVETVHIASPYDDMILQLNIQLNGTYVPYGSLGHKKVTTQYEQDSNAAEYSKANAVSRTVTKGSHLYKNSTWDLVDAEEEKDFSYDNLKKEDLPENLKGKSKAEIKAYVSAKRKERERIQQEIAKLNEQRRKYISENTKENSNGLESAMIKALKKQALSKNYTWN encoded by the coding sequence ATGAAAATGCTGACACTTTTTACATTATTTGCGACTATGACTACTGTACTTTCTTGCCGGGCCGATGTGTCTAAGCAACTTGCTGAAAATGCCATTGCTGCCGAAAATAATACACCAATTGTAAAGGAACACTTTATAAAGGTTGCCTTGTTGCTAGATACCAGCAACAGTATGGACGGACTTATAGATCAGGCAAAAGCACAACTTTGGGAAATTGTAAATGAATTGTCTTATGCGAAATGCAGAAATGAACGTCCTAATCTTCAAATTGCACTTTACGAATACGGAAATGACAATTTGAAGAACCGCGATGGCTTTATTCGAAAAATTCTCGGTTTTACCGAAGATCTTGACGATGTATCGAAAGAATTGTTCTCACTCACTACCAATGGCGGAAGTGAATATTGCGGAATGGTAATTCAGTCTTCTTTAAATGAATTGGATTGGGGAAATGACGCCGATGATTTAAAAATGATTTTCATTGCCGGCAACGAACCATTTACCCAAGGAACTGTAAACTATAAGGACGCAGCATTACAAGCCAAAGAAAAAGGTGTAGTTGTAAACACCATATTCTGTGGTGACTATAAACATGGTATTTCTTCTTATTGGAAGGATGGAGCACAATTGGCCTATGGCGACTACATGGCTATAAATCATAATGTTGAAACCGTACATATAGCTTCACCTTACGATGATATGATACTTCAACTTAACATACAATTAAATGGCACCTATGTTCCTTATGGAAGTTTAGGACACAAAAAAGTGACCACACAGTACGAGCAAGATTCGAACGCCGCAGAATACAGTAAAGCAAACGCAGTGAGCAGAACAGTTACCAAAGGATCGCATTTGTATAAAAACAGCACCTGGGATTTGGTCGATGCTGAAGAAGAGAAAGATTTCAGCTATGATAACTTAAAAAAGGAAGACCTTCCCGAAAATTTAAAAGGTAAGTCTAAGGCTGAAATTAAGGCGTATGTTTCGGCGAAACGCAAGGAAAGAGAACGCATTCAACAGGAAATTGCAAAATTGAATGAACAACGCCGAAAATATATTTCAGAAAACACAAAGGAAAATAGCAACGGACTTGAAAGTGCAATGATTAAGGCGCTTAAAAAACAAGCGTTGTCCAAGAATTATACCTGGAATTAA
- a CDS encoding histidine kinase has product MKSISFLLFSFMVLVAGSLFSQTDRVSKAPFTLKGKVVEAETYAPISRVNIEILGGSYTTTNNAGEFAISAKIGDEITIRSDDFKTVYYTIKDRQSITVEVQKAEVAAAPVKAQTKTESRDLFKTYIDSSGYFLKKDAQKSIEYVTKALESVRKNASSDQNAIAFEALGDINLFWGQSDLAVDNYKRSIVSSAKINTRIKLATAFTTNKNYQESISEYQSLLKERLTNYQRIEVYEGLGNTYKAINDLVKSVFNYQKALDIANEHKIIPKITDLNSFIGGVYAQSGAKQEAAEYFDNSLNLAKKENKKRAVAEKNTVADFYNQNRDFEKEIQLREEALDEIKSLDDAEQEEDINSPLTAQRQNYKIANAYVGQEKYKEAIPYLEKSIREADKKEDLVVQKDATRKLSEIYRDIGEFGKAAESYERYVEVVDELYIKKEQEISQASRFSREIALKQNRIISLESERELNESRYQLAFENQELIEKNNRVQKWIIGSLILIALLLLLIAYTQYKSVKQQKFANNLLALKTLRTQMNPHFIFNALNSVNSFISSHDERAANKYLTDFSQLMRSVLENSDEDFIPLAKEIELLELYVGLEHSRFENKFDYTITVDEYLKVSEFVIPPMLLQPYVENAVWHGLRYKEEKGLLEIHFQQTDSETVQITISDNGIGRKKSKELKTDHQKNQKSKGMGNIQKRISILNKMYKDKVDVTVANIFENEEGTRVILILKKD; this is encoded by the coding sequence ATGAAAAGCATTTCGTTTCTTCTTTTTTCTTTTATGGTATTGGTTGCCGGCTCTTTATTTTCGCAGACCGACCGAGTATCCAAGGCCCCCTTTACGCTGAAAGGGAAGGTGGTAGAGGCCGAAACCTATGCGCCTATTTCACGTGTAAATATTGAAATTCTGGGTGGAAGTTATACCACCACCAACAATGCAGGCGAGTTTGCCATTTCGGCAAAAATTGGTGATGAAATTACCATAAGGAGTGACGATTTTAAAACTGTTTATTACACCATAAAAGACAGACAGTCGATTACTGTGGAAGTGCAAAAAGCTGAAGTAGCAGCAGCACCTGTTAAAGCACAGACCAAAACCGAATCGCGGGATTTATTTAAAACCTATATCGATTCCTCAGGGTATTTTCTAAAAAAAGATGCTCAAAAAAGTATCGAGTATGTTACAAAGGCGCTGGAATCGGTGCGTAAAAATGCAAGCAGCGATCAAAATGCAATTGCTTTTGAAGCTCTGGGAGATATCAATTTATTTTGGGGACAAAGTGACCTTGCGGTCGATAATTACAAGCGAAGTATTGTTTCAAGTGCCAAAATAAATACGCGCATAAAGCTGGCTACGGCTTTTACAACTAACAAGAATTATCAGGAGAGTATTTCAGAATACCAATCCTTGCTAAAAGAGAGGCTTACCAACTATCAACGAATAGAGGTCTATGAGGGGTTAGGGAATACCTATAAGGCTATTAATGATTTGGTAAAAAGTGTCTTTAATTATCAGAAGGCCCTGGATATTGCCAATGAGCACAAGATTATTCCGAAGATAACCGATTTGAATTCATTTATAGGAGGCGTGTATGCTCAAAGTGGAGCAAAACAGGAAGCGGCTGAGTATTTCGATAATTCCTTGAATCTGGCTAAAAAGGAGAATAAAAAACGAGCTGTAGCTGAAAAGAACACGGTAGCCGATTTTTACAATCAGAATAGAGATTTTGAAAAGGAAATTCAATTGAGGGAAGAAGCCTTGGACGAAATTAAATCGTTAGATGATGCCGAACAAGAAGAAGATATAAACAGCCCCCTAACGGCACAAAGACAAAATTATAAGATTGCCAATGCCTATGTGGGGCAGGAAAAATATAAAGAAGCGATTCCATACCTGGAAAAGAGTATTCGTGAAGCCGATAAAAAGGAAGATTTAGTCGTACAAAAGGATGCCACCAGAAAACTCTCTGAGATTTATCGCGACATAGGTGAATTTGGCAAGGCCGCCGAAAGCTATGAGCGTTATGTGGAAGTGGTTGATGAATTGTATATAAAAAAGGAACAGGAAATTTCACAGGCCTCACGTTTTAGCAGAGAAATTGCATTAAAGCAAAATCGAATTATAAGTCTGGAAAGTGAAAGAGAACTCAATGAGAGCAGGTATCAACTGGCCTTCGAAAACCAGGAATTGATTGAAAAAAACAACCGGGTTCAAAAATGGATTATCGGCTCGCTGATACTAATAGCCTTGCTATTATTACTCATTGCCTACACCCAGTACAAAAGTGTGAAACAACAGAAATTTGCCAACAATTTACTGGCATTAAAAACCTTGCGTACTCAAATGAATCCTCATTTTATTTTTAATGCTTTAAATTCGGTTAATAGCTTTATATCAAGTCATGACGAACGTGCCGCGAATAAGTATTTGACAGATTTTTCGCAACTGATGCGTTCGGTACTTGAAAATAGTGACGAAGATTTTATTCCGTTGGCAAAAGAGATTGAATTATTGGAGTTGTATGTAGGTTTGGAACATTCGCGTTTCGAAAACAAATTTGATTATACTATTACCGTAGACGAATACCTGAAAGTATCAGAATTTGTAATTCCGCCAATGTTGCTTCAGCCGTATGTTGAAAATGCAGTCTGGCACGGACTTCGATACAAAGAGGAAAAAGGATTGTTAGAAATTCATTTTCAGCAAACAGATTCGGAAACGGTGCAAATTACAATATCAGATAATGGTATTGGACGTAAAAAGTCGAAGGAATTAAAGACAGATCATCAGAAAAATCAAAAGTCCAAAGGGATGGGCAACATACAAAAGCGAATCTCTATTTTAAACAAAATGTACAAAGACAAGGTAGATGTAACGGTCGCCAATATTTTTGAAAATGAAGAAGGTACCCGGGTAATACTTATTTTAAAGAAAGACTAG
- a CDS encoding LytTR family DNA-binding domain-containing protein → MNLRAIIVEDEEKSREILRNYLSKYCPNVQVEGEASNVEEALVLIRNNELDIVFLDVEMPYGNAFDLLDKVGDRQFETVFVTAYNHYAIDALNAHASYYLLKPISIDKLIEAVDYVSEIKQKENSLQNTILRPVNSQVTGKITIPLQNGFEVLQIEDILYCQADDNYTNIFLKDKKKLVSKTLKYFEDTLNGNGFARVHKSYLVNVNAITEYKKGKGGSVVLSNGKQIMVSPSRKKELLAFFS, encoded by the coding sequence ATGAATTTACGCGCTATTATTGTTGAAGACGAAGAAAAAAGCAGAGAAATTTTACGAAATTACCTTTCCAAATACTGTCCGAATGTTCAGGTAGAAGGGGAAGCTTCCAACGTGGAAGAAGCGCTGGTTTTAATTAGAAATAACGAACTGGACATCGTTTTTCTTGACGTGGAAATGCCTTACGGAAACGCCTTCGATCTTTTAGACAAGGTGGGAGATAGACAATTTGAAACCGTTTTTGTCACAGCCTATAATCATTACGCCATTGATGCCTTAAACGCTCATGCTTCGTATTACTTATTGAAGCCAATTTCCATCGACAAACTAATAGAGGCTGTCGACTATGTTTCGGAAATAAAACAAAAGGAAAACAGCCTGCAAAATACCATTCTGCGCCCTGTGAATTCACAAGTAACGGGTAAGATTACCATTCCGTTGCAAAATGGTTTTGAAGTGCTTCAGATAGAAGATATTTTGTATTGTCAGGCCGATGATAATTACACCAATATTTTTCTGAAGGATAAGAAAAAACTGGTGAGTAAAACATTAAAATATTTTGAAGATACCTTGAACGGAAACGGTTTTGCCCGCGTGCACAAATCGTATTTGGTAAATGTAAATGCCATTACCGAATACAAGAAGGGAAAGGGCGGAAGCGTAGTTTTGAGCAATGGGAAACAAATCATGGTGAGTCCTTCCCGAAAGAAAGAATTATTGGCATTTTTCAGTTAA
- a CDS encoding gamma carbonic anhydrase family protein, whose product MIIKAVNGKAPQIPEDCYIAENATIVGAVVMGNQCSVWFNAVIRGDVHFIKMGNKVNVQDGAVIHATYLTSPTTIGNNVSIGHNAIVHGCTVHDNVLIGMGSIIMDDCVVESNSIIAAGAVVTKNTRVASGSIYAGIPAKKVKDISAELIEGEIDRIANNYVKYSSWFKE is encoded by the coding sequence ATGATAATTAAAGCTGTAAATGGTAAAGCACCGCAGATTCCGGAGGATTGTTACATCGCAGAGAACGCTACTATTGTAGGTGCTGTGGTCATGGGAAACCAATGCAGTGTCTGGTTTAATGCCGTAATTAGAGGAGATGTGCATTTTATAAAGATGGGGAATAAGGTGAATGTACAGGACGGAGCAGTGATTCACGCTACCTATCTTACTTCTCCTACCACGATTGGAAATAATGTATCTATTGGTCATAACGCCATCGTTCACGGGTGTACTGTGCACGACAATGTATTAATTGGAATGGGAAGTATAATTATGGACGATTGTGTGGTGGAAAGCAATAGTATTATTGCTGCAGGAGCAGTTGTGACAAAAAATACACGGGTAGCATCAGGCAGTATTTATGCGGGAATTCCCGCCAAAAAAGTGAAAGATATAAGTGCCGAATTGATAGAAGGAGAAATTGACAGAATTGCCAACAACTACGTGAAATATTCGAGTTGGTTTAAAGAATAG
- the murI gene encoding glutamate racemase: MNKSSPIGIFDSGVGGTSIWKEIHQLLPFENTIYLADSKNAPYGYKTPEEITSLSIKNTEALINAGSKIIVVACNTATTNAIDTLRSRFSIPIIGIEPAIKPAALKTHSKSIGILATKGTLSSTLFHKTSMEFANDISVIEIVGEGLVPLIEAGKLHSLEMIALLKKYTRQLIDANVDYLVLGCSHFPYIIPELKKLLPSHVKIIDSGEAVARQTKNLLEQMEMINDTNVIPSLQFYTNANTATLQFLLQSYSEKISVAKKDF; this comes from the coding sequence ATGAACAAAAGCAGTCCTATTGGTATTTTCGACTCCGGAGTAGGAGGCACTTCCATTTGGAAGGAAATCCATCAGTTACTGCCTTTTGAAAATACAATCTATCTGGCAGATAGTAAGAATGCGCCCTACGGATATAAAACTCCCGAAGAAATAACCTCTTTAAGCATTAAAAACACCGAAGCTTTGATTAATGCCGGATCTAAAATTATCGTAGTGGCTTGTAATACAGCAACTACCAATGCTATAGATACTTTACGATCCCGTTTTTCAATTCCGATAATAGGAATTGAGCCTGCTATCAAGCCCGCGGCTCTTAAAACCCATTCAAAAAGCATAGGAATTTTAGCCACCAAGGGTACATTGAGCAGTACTCTGTTCCATAAAACTTCAATGGAGTTTGCTAATGATATTTCAGTAATTGAAATTGTAGGTGAAGGTTTGGTTCCTCTTATTGAAGCCGGTAAACTTCATAGTCTCGAAATGATTGCGCTTTTAAAAAAATATACCCGGCAACTTATAGATGCCAATGTAGACTATCTGGTTTTGGGATGTAGCCATTTCCCGTATATTATTCCGGAACTGAAGAAATTACTTCCGTCACACGTAAAAATTATCGATTCGGGAGAAGCAGTGGCGCGACAGACCAAAAATTTGCTGGAGCAAATGGAAATGATAAATGATACGAACGTGATTCCTTCGCTTCAGTTTTATACCAATGCCAATACCGCTACGCTTCAATTTCTGTTGCAAAGCTATTCTGAAAAAATTTCAGTAGCGAAAAAAGATTTCTAA
- a CDS encoding OmpH family outer membrane protein, with protein MKKFKLFAVAVLLFVGATSFVNAQSKIAHIDTQALVEAMPEMKAAQSQLDKLKTTYDTEIKAMAKELDTKIKQYEGEAESKTDEENAKRVQEVQGMQNNIGAYRNQALQDLDKKQVDIFKPILEKARTAIQKVARAQGFQYVLDSTTGAGLLLAEGTDLLPAVKKELGL; from the coding sequence ATGAAAAAATTCAAATTATTTGCAGTAGCAGTGTTGCTTTTTGTTGGAGCTACAAGTTTTGTAAATGCACAATCTAAGATTGCACATATAGACACTCAAGCTCTGGTAGAGGCAATGCCCGAAATGAAAGCTGCTCAGAGTCAGTTGGACAAACTGAAAACAACTTACGACACCGAAATTAAAGCAATGGCAAAAGAGCTTGATACCAAGATTAAGCAATATGAAGGTGAAGCCGAGTCTAAAACTGATGAAGAAAATGCAAAACGTGTACAAGAAGTACAGGGAATGCAAAACAACATTGGTGCTTACAGAAATCAGGCATTACAGGATCTTGACAAAAAACAGGTTGACATCTTTAAGCCGATTTTAGAAAAAGCCCGTACAGCTATTCAAAAAGTGGCAAGAGCACAAGGTTTCCAATATGTATTGGATTCTACTACAGGAGCCGGCTTACTATTGGCAGAAGGAACGGATTTATTACCCGCCGTTAAAAAGGAATTGGGACTTTAA
- a CDS encoding OmpH family outer membrane protein — protein sequence MKTTKLLFIALVLLCFSFSVEAQRGVRIGYIDMEYILENVPEYTEASTQLEGKVQRWKQDIDKKQKSIDQMKLNLSNERVLLTKELIEEREEEIKIEEDEMLQYQQDRFGPNGDLMIQRRQLIQPIQDQVFNIVQEIAENKKYDFIFDKSADIVMLFAAERNDISDQVLRSINRAAKREEATNKKEKREIETRDNLSLEEDTAVTEREEAIEEKKDEREKAMEDRKKTRDSIRAVKKAEFDARRQKLLDERQQRKDSILNARQNNGSNPPPGDGGEDGDGGGN from the coding sequence ATGAAAACTACAAAGTTACTTTTTATCGCACTTGTCCTTTTGTGTTTCAGCTTTTCGGTAGAGGCACAAAGAGGCGTTCGTATAGGATATATTGATATGGAATATATTCTTGAAAATGTTCCTGAATATACCGAAGCTTCCACACAACTGGAAGGTAAAGTACAAAGATGGAAACAGGATATTGACAAGAAACAAAAATCAATAGACCAGATGAAGCTTAACTTAAGTAATGAACGTGTATTACTTACCAAAGAACTCATTGAAGAACGCGAAGAAGAAATTAAAATTGAAGAAGACGAAATGTTGCAATACCAGCAGGATCGCTTTGGCCCTAATGGCGATTTAATGATTCAACGCAGACAATTAATACAGCCAATTCAGGATCAGGTGTTTAATATCGTTCAGGAAATAGCTGAAAATAAAAAATACGATTTCATCTTCGACAAATCTGCAGACATTGTAATGCTTTTTGCAGCAGAGCGAAATGATATCAGCGATCAGGTATTGCGAAGCATCAACAGAGCAGCAAAACGTGAAGAAGCTACCAATAAAAAGGAAAAGCGTGAAATCGAAACACGTGACAACCTATCTTTGGAAGAAGATACAGCCGTAACCGAACGTGAAGAAGCCATTGAAGAAAAGAAAGATGAGCGTGAAAAGGCAATGGAAGATCGTAAAAAAACGAGAGATTCCATTCGTGCCGTGAAGAAAGCCGAATTTGACGCGCGTAGACAAAAACTTTTGGATGAACGCCAACAAAGAAAAGACTCCATTTTAAATGCACGTCAGAATAACGGTAGCAACCCTCCTCCCGGTGACGGTGGTGAAGATGGTGACGGCGGCGGAAATTAA
- the bamA gene encoding outer membrane protein assembly factor BamA: MHTYKKFYCIFLFTILSVFNSAAQQKELDSGRKYAINKIEVTGAQSFNEQTVIAFTGLKIGDRLYIPGEKLSAVTKKLWEQNLFSDIAFYVTNVDGDLVDLELYIVELPKLNTVKVEGLRKGKTKELIKDNNLNPGVKLTKNLITTTKNNIANKYRKDGYFNTQVIINTTPHLDSTGVEVSKDMSITIDKGEKIKVSSIEFDGNSALSDKKLRGAMKNVKRKRFLRFYKRSKYSEEGFEEDKVSIITKYKSNGYRDARILNDTLIVKNDSRIALNLKIEEGKKYYFGDIRFIGNSVYTENVLRQVLGIKKGEVYNGVLLQERIEDKGDPEANDLTNLYQNNGYLFSRINPVEVAVRNDTIDFEIRIIEGKIAYFDHVTVIGNDKTNDHVIYRELRTRPGQKYSKRNVVRTIRELGQLGYFDAEQISPNFKNVDANNGTLDMEYSIVEKGASQIELQGGYGGGGFVGTLGLSFNNFSLRNIFNGEAYKPLPMGDGQKLSLRAQASSFYQTYSLSLVEPWLGGKKPIQLSTSFSHTIQYFYDYAAREADKSRSFLITGGSVGIAKRLKWPDDYFTLSQAVSFQHYNLRNYNTGLFTFGDGYSNNLAYTIGISRNNTATNPIYPKSGSEFSLTAKLTPPFSAFNGTNYKDLADEREVLASIVQTDVDYTDARERIAEIDQERFKFLEYYKIKFKGIWYTKLIDDLVLRTSTEFGFLGAYNNNRGVPPFERFFIGGDGLGSFSLDGREVIQLRGYPNQSLSSNDGNTIYNKFSLELRYPITLKQLASIYVLGFAEGGGSYDGFRNYNPFSISRSAGVGLRIFMPAFGLLGIDFGYGFDPILGGINKNGWETHFIIGQQF, from the coding sequence TTGCATACATACAAAAAGTTTTATTGTATTTTTCTTTTTACAATACTTTCGGTTTTCAATAGTGCCGCACAGCAAAAAGAACTTGATAGCGGTAGAAAATATGCCATTAACAAAATTGAGGTTACCGGGGCGCAAAGTTTTAATGAACAGACAGTTATTGCGTTTACCGGACTTAAAATCGGGGACCGACTTTATATTCCCGGAGAAAAGTTAAGTGCCGTAACCAAAAAATTATGGGAACAAAATCTTTTCAGCGATATTGCTTTTTACGTGACAAATGTAGATGGTGATTTGGTCGATTTAGAACTCTACATTGTAGAATTGCCCAAATTGAATACGGTCAAAGTAGAAGGTCTTAGAAAGGGGAAAACAAAAGAACTTATCAAGGACAACAACCTTAATCCCGGAGTAAAGCTTACCAAAAATTTAATTACCACTACCAAAAATAACATTGCCAACAAGTACCGCAAAGACGGTTATTTTAATACGCAGGTGATTATTAACACAACTCCTCACTTAGATTCTACGGGAGTTGAGGTTTCTAAAGATATGTCTATTACTATAGACAAAGGAGAAAAGATCAAGGTGTCTTCCATTGAATTTGATGGTAACAGTGCCCTTTCCGATAAAAAATTACGAGGCGCAATGAAAAATGTAAAACGCAAAAGGTTTCTGCGTTTTTACAAGCGATCGAAGTACAGTGAAGAAGGTTTTGAAGAAGACAAAGTTTCTATTATTACAAAATACAAATCGAATGGTTATCGCGATGCACGTATTTTAAATGATACACTTATCGTTAAAAATGACAGTAGAATTGCGTTAAATCTTAAAATTGAAGAAGGGAAAAAATACTACTTCGGAGATATTCGCTTTATAGGAAACAGTGTGTATACCGAAAATGTATTACGACAGGTATTAGGTATAAAAAAAGGCGAGGTTTACAACGGTGTACTCCTCCAGGAACGCATCGAAGACAAAGGTGATCCCGAAGCAAACGACCTTACCAATCTATATCAGAACAACGGATATCTTTTCTCAAGAATTAATCCGGTTGAAGTAGCTGTACGAAACGACACCATCGATTTTGAAATTCGGATTATTGAAGGGAAAATTGCTTATTTCGACCATGTGACGGTTATTGGAAATGACAAGACAAACGATCATGTAATTTACAGAGAGTTACGAACTCGTCCCGGTCAAAAATACAGCAAGCGAAACGTAGTACGTACCATCCGTGAATTAGGACAATTGGGGTATTTTGATGCCGAACAAATTTCACCGAATTTCAAAAATGTAGATGCAAACAACGGGACCTTGGATATGGAATATTCAATCGTTGAAAAAGGTGCCAGCCAAATTGAACTACAAGGTGGTTATGGTGGTGGCGGATTTGTAGGTACACTTGGGTTGTCCTTTAACAATTTCTCTCTTCGGAATATTTTTAACGGAGAAGCATACAAGCCACTGCCTATGGGCGATGGACAAAAGCTTTCCTTACGAGCTCAGGCAAGTAGTTTTTATCAAACCTACAGTCTTTCTTTGGTTGAACCATGGCTTGGCGGGAAAAAGCCCATACAGCTAAGTACATCGTTCTCGCATACCATACAGTATTTTTATGATTATGCGGCAAGAGAAGCCGATAAGAGCCGAAGCTTCCTCATAACAGGAGGATCTGTGGGAATTGCCAAACGACTTAAATGGCCGGACGATTATTTTACCCTATCGCAGGCAGTTAGTTTTCAGCACTATAATTTACGAAATTACAATACCGGTTTGTTTACATTCGGGGATGGGTATTCTAATAACCTGGCGTATACTATTGGTATTAGCCGGAATAATACCGCGACAAACCCTATTTATCCAAAATCCGGATCGGAGTTTAGTTTAACTGCAAAACTTACACCTCCTTTTTCGGCCTTTAATGGAACCAATTACAAAGACTTGGCTGACGAAAGAGAAGTTTTGGCCAGTATCGTACAAACAGACGTGGATTATACCGACGCCAGAGAACGAATTGCCGAAATTGATCAGGAACGCTTTAAGTTCTTAGAATACTATAAAATTAAGTTTAAAGGAATTTGGTATACCAAACTTATTGATGACTTGGTGCTGCGAACCAGTACTGAGTTCGGATTTTTAGGAGCCTATAATAATAACAGAGGAGTTCCACCTTTTGAGCGTTTCTTCATTGGAGGGGATGGTCTTGGATCCTTTAGTTTGGATGGAAGAGAAGTGATACAATTACGAGGATATCCCAATCAATCCTTATCAAGTAATGACGGAAATACCATTTATAATAAATTTTCGTTAGAGTTAAGGTATCCAATTACTCTAAAACAATTGGCATCCATATATGTACTGGGATTTGCAGAAGGAGGAGGATCGTATGACGGGTTTAGAAATTACAATCCGTTCAGTATTAGTAGGTCTGCTGGCGTAGGATTACGTATATTTATGCCTGCATTTGGATTATTGGGGATAGATTTTGGATACGGATTTGATCCAATTCTAGGGGGAATCAATAAAAATGGATGGGAAACCCACTTTATTATTGGACAACAATTTTAA